The proteins below come from a single Panicum hallii strain FIL2 chromosome 7, PHallii_v3.1, whole genome shotgun sequence genomic window:
- the LOC112900107 gene encoding heavy metal-associated isoprenylated plant protein 16-like: MTKQKIVIRLSLASEKTRSKAMALVAKADGVSSMGVTGDGRDQLEVVGDGVDTVCLVQCLRKKIGHAEILKVEEVKPAEKKPEEKKPEPLPYWWYHNYYHYHPPPPCW; this comes from the exons ATGACGAAG CAAAAGATCGTGATCAGGCTGAGCCTGGCGAGCGAGAAGACCCGGTCCAAGGCCATGGCGCTGGTCGCCAAAGCGGACG GGGTGAGCTCGATGGGGGTCACCGGCGACGGCAGGGACCAGCTGGAGGTGGTCGGCGACGGCGTCGACACCGTCTGCCTCGTCCAGTGCCTGCGCAAGAAGATCGGCCACGCCGAGATCCTCAAGGTGGAGGAGGTCAAGCCGGCCGAGAAGAAGCCCGAGGAGAAGAAGCCGGAGCCGCTGCCGTACTGGTGGTACCACAATTACTACCActaccacccgccgccgccgtgctggtGA